In Aethina tumida isolate Nest 87 chromosome 2, icAetTumi1.1, whole genome shotgun sequence, the DNA window GTTTTGGTGCCGATGCTCGTTTATGTGCAACTGAAGACAATCTCGTGTTAATTTGTTTGATCTATGTGGAGATATGCTGGGGTTATTAGGGGAAATTACGGAGCCTATTATTTTCGAAGCTGTAGTTACTGATGGCATGTATAGACAAAGACATCAACACTGGTAGCAAATGTTGCATGATTTGCCTTTTCACAAATATGGAGTCACTTTGTTGAGGTTAATAGCTAGCGCAATCgagcaatataaattaatgttagttgctttaatttgaattcttaTGATATACTAGTTcagattattttgttttattcttttatgtcAGAATATTGGATCAAAATTATTCGAtttaaatctgaataaattgattatttctcCACATAGGTTCAATATACTTCTCTTTTGAAAATAGTTATCAACCGACATTCCACCGTCTGTAATTAGTAATCTGACGAGGaagcaatttaaattctatattattaattttgaccaAAGCAAAAATACGTGGTTGAGCTGGGAAAATACTTTTCATCATTTGACCTTTTACGATGCTGTTCGTCTCGTAAGGCCTCGTTTATCTCATGCCACCCAATACTGTATTGTTGTACATGAAGGAACAGACTCCCTCAGAGAAGACTATGAGTTTTGCATGTTTCAAAATTGACCAAGGACGTTCTGTTGATGGCTATCAGACAAATACCAGTTAATTTTGCGtgttaaatattgatactTAGCTTTTGAAGGTTGATACTTTTACCAAAGTAAtgagtaaaaaattaacaccACTTACACATCAGGAGTGGATTACTTTTGAGCCTGCCCTCACATACTTCTCTGTAGTATGTTAAGCATTACGAGAATTTTTAAACACTTGAATTTTCAATGTAATTCtttcataaaatgtaaattttatcagtaacattgtaaatttaatagaacttaatttaaaattcaataatccaATATTAAAGTAGTCTTTTGAAAATAGTTATCAACCGACATTCCACCGTCTGTAATTAGTAATCTGATGAATGAGGTGCATGAGgaagcaatttaaattattaattttgaccaAAGCAAAAATAGGTGTGACACAACTGTTTGAACTGGGAAAACACTTTTCATCATTTGACTTTCTACGGTGCTGCTCGTCTCGTAAGGCCTCGTTTATCTCATGCCACCCATTACTATATTGTTGTACCTGAAGGAACAGACTTTCTCAGAGAAGACTATGACTTTTCCATGTTCCAAAATTGACCAAGGACGTTCTGTTGATGGCTAACAGACAAATACCAGCTAATTTTGCGTCTTAAATCTTGATACTTAAGCTTTTGAAAGTTGATACTTTTaccaaagaaattaataaataaacaacaccACTTACACATCAGGGATAGGGTACTTTTGAGTCAGCCCTTACATACTTCTCTGTAGTATTTTAAGCATTACGAGAATTTTTAAACACTTGAATTTTCAATGCAATTCTTTCAGaaaccttttaaatttaatagaacttaatttaaaattccataATCCAATATCAAAGTAGTCTACATTTTAAgcaaatatgtaaaatctCTACAGATATTATAAGCTAGAGTACAATTCCTCGGTCTGATTTAACCTGCTGGAGctgcttttatattatttaaaatacatacagaTGTATTAACTTTATTTCCGTTTTTGTCAAACGAGGCATTTTATCAAAacactaataaaatgtttggaGGCCCTAACGTAAGGATGCAATTTAAGATAGCCAAAGGTTCCCTAACTTATTCGACCACCGGGAAAGGATCGAAGATTGACACAGTGGGGAAAAATGTGAAGTAtcactaattataaaataatatatttagatataagtatttttaaaaaaaaattatcgcttgtggaaaaaaattaaattaaaattgaccatagcaatttataaaatacataagttGAAGCATAACCTTTACTCCATCAAAACATGCGATCGTGTATTTTCTCCACGATGCGTTTGGGATAAAAACCGGATGGCATAGGTAAGAGTGAATTCCTTTAAGTCTGCTGTGCAACGCTATCGTCGTGCCTTTGTTATTGGCATTCCTTGTACCGAGGTGGAATCCTTTAAGGACAAAGATGCTTTGCTAACTCACTTCGTTAAATATCGCTTTAAACGAGGATAAATAGGGAGGTTCtcgtaaacatttataaaaattttattgtatttttatgaacGTTTATGAGTAGTGGTGTAATATAAgaacgtttaaaatttaattgtattgtgCTGAGGTGCTCTTAAATTTGTCTGAACTTTCTGGACATGTGCATTCgccatttatgtaaattttaacaaaataataatctgaTGTCAAATAAAGATACATTGTTCATTTTACAAATGTCAAATCAAACCGGGCCTGTCATGTACGAAAATATTACTGGAAATCAAAGAATATATTATGGAAATGTCCCTGACAGTGAATCCCGGGCTCGAGGTGGTGCTGGAAGGCTGCTTTTCCTACCTTGAAAATTGAATCAGTGAAAGACCGTATTCTTTTATGAGATATATCAATAAGAAAACGGTCTTGCATACAACAGGAAGTTAAAAGTTTCTGATGGTTTCATGCGTAGGCGGCTGAACGTGATTGAAATTCGTCGGTTTTACCCGAATTTATTGTACAaacaatatattgttaaatacatttcccgtccaaaaatattaaaatattcctgaGCTATACAAACAGACAATGGTAAAAACAAGTTTCAAgtttaatttcgttttatcTTGATCTTTACTGTATAACTCAAGTTTAGTACCGAatctaaataagaaaaatccaTTCGTTTTCCACATATTTATTGATTCGAAATCAAATTACGACATTGTGATACACGTCAATGCAAAACCGGAGTGTCACTCGGGCAAAAGTTGTAAAACAGTGGCACTGGCTCGCGATTTGATATGCACGACATTCTCCCGAATACGCTGTgcaactttaaagttttacgtCCGcgaaaaaagtttgtttagTGAGATTGATCAGTGTTGCCCGATATTCATTCAATTTGGTGTCCGCCCTCAACATCCCCCTCGGCTTGCCTCGGTTCGCTTTCTCCTTCTgcgatgtttttattttattttatggatcGACTTCGTTACGACAACTTTGGACGTTACCACGATTTTTTGTTATGGgaaagttttaagaaattttcataaatctcCCGGAATGGTTATGTTCCATTTCCATTCGTTCGCCACATCACTTTAATGAGTTGGGATAAGTTCCTCTAGTTTTTCTAATGGTAATTAATCATAATCTGACAATGTTATTCTGTTGCAGCTGATGAACCGGACATTTTGTTGCTCTACTGATGCGaaacttaaaatttcacaataaatatGACGGAACCGTATTTATAAGAGCAAATCGAATTTGCTTATCCTGCATAAAATGCATACAAAGGATTTCAGACAAAAAACGATAAGAATATCAAATAGTACAAACGGGTTTGGGTCTAAAAACCCGGAATCTAAAATCGGGCATTTTATGTAAATCGAGGGAAACGCGCATTCactataagtaattttaaattgcaattcAAACATCCCATATTTTAAGAAAGTTCTActcaatttaatgtaatatgtaagTTAAACATTGAAAAGCGTAGTAATGGACTGGCGCTCTCCTTTTCGAATCTCTACAAACTCGTTGCAAGGTTTATCAGCCATCACATCTGGTTCCAAAGACCAATCCACCTAGTTTAAATCTGAAAGCAAAACACTGTAAATCCTCCGTATCAATTCTAAAGGCCGACTTTGGAATTGAGCAATCGCTTTGTATATTTGTGTGCGTATGCATATACGTTTCAGAGCTTTTATATATATCAATGTTCCTCATGAATACCCAACCAGGTTTTCCATACTACACTCAGTTTTACAGAAACTTTTCTAACCCCGAATTGGACGcacaagaatattatttagcTCCTAAATATGTTTGTGCAGTGCATAAATTGTTGAGAGGTGTTGATCCTTAATGAATTCAAAGAAGTTTCACATCTATAAAGCGGATGCTAATACCCCGATGCGGAAGATGTTCGATGTAACATTTGACACGATAAGAGTTTACAATTTGTACATAATAGGAAATGCGACGAGTGCAGATATAAAGGTGTCATAAAGCAGAGTGTTTCACGGTGTACTACCCTTATTTCCACAGGGACCCCCAGAACGAACGACGGGGGAAGCGATCTCATCCCGATAAGATATTCAGATAGCATGCCGTTTTCCCAACTTTCCTTTTGCCTCAGCCGGGCCAACATTTACTTGTTAATGAACAAAACCTCTTCaaacgaacattttaattacgcGAATTTATGCATCTAATCTAAACTATCTCTCGACGCTACGACCTTTATATACCTACATCCCGAACTTGCTTTTGTTTATGAATAACAATGTTACCGTTTTTGCCATGTTCGTCTACGAATCCTGTGCACTTTCTGGTTCGGTTCTATCTAGCGTCATCCAGACTTTGGACATTACGTTATTGTGCATTGCCCGATGTCTGTTTGATTTTATGCAATCTAATTGTGAATTTCCAGGAACTGCGAGGaccttgtaattaattttagctcTAATGTCTCCGGGCTTAATACTATTTCAGATTAATTATGTTGAACGTAGTATTCTATTTGTGaaagtaattgaaattaacTCGAATGTTTCTCGTATTATTGCTAATTTGTCagtttaaatatgtttctatAAGGATATGCGTCAACACTGATATTGCAAATATGTTGATGCTAAAACTATGCTGCTCcatcacaaattttataactctgATCCAAGCTCGATATCATAGTTGAAATTTTCTGGACTTGTTGGGAACGTAATAGACTAAGTTcccttaaaatttgaagcaaaTCTATCGACTTTGGATGTCCGTATAATAACGAAATCGatacaattaagaaaaaatggacAGATGTCAACAGAATACACAgccaaaaaattttatcagtAGTTATTTAAACGTATACTTTGAAATCTGTAGATTTGAGAGTATTTTGAAAccagataaaatttttaacggaAATGAGTTTAAcgttaatatctatttttgtctTGAAAGTAGAGGGTTCACAGAGAAGAATGGCGTCTGAATGGAATTTCTAAGCTATGTAGAAGTTGATacagaaatttttgaaaatgactaaaattgacttttttcaaatttcaaaaaattctccAGTGGCCGGATTTGATCGAATCGGGCtcaaattttcaggatcatctttatttctgatgtactttcaaggaaaaaatcgGCGTCCAAATTCTACTGGCACATGTGCTCCCTTTCGACGAAATAATGGATTTGTCCatacatttctattttatattaaagccCCATgcgatttgttaaaaaaaccgacaaattttttttgtattcataTCGGAAaccttgttggaaatggtaaaaaaatactgtgaaagttgCAACtcgggaacggtgttctcttggattttgaaattttttaactctggttagagataatatttcaaaacgatcaaaacagatttttatagaaaatttaacgctctacaaaaaatgtctcttacagttttttgatatattcattttttcagaagttatttaacattaaagttggattgatttaaaattttgacatttttctcattttctgacgcaactatcaactttatgggaaaattttatatgacattttttgtagaattccctataatttatcttcgaaaaattttttgatattttttacagatcataagttatctgcagaaaactaaaaattttattaaataaatgtttttttactgcttaaaattaagcattttatttaaataaatagatttttactaaaaaaattgattgtttattataatcaaagtagtatacATCGTTAAACTAACagacttttattacaatttggcaacttttttctgtattcacttataactagcaataagtattgtaattgctcttcatttttcgtgaaacactataaaaaatgtcatataaaattttcccataaagttgatggccAGTCTTCAAATACCGTTGTAACATTCGAAAAATTGGTATATGAGACACACTAAACTCCTACGGTCACACCAAGCTTCTTCCACATAAAAAAACTAGACCACACCCTTAACTAGTTATATTTCTAGATAAgcatattaacaatatttaaaattataaatttaaaaatgaaaatgagaatgataatttaaatccaatgaaacactatacagtacgaaaagagtttgaaccatctgaatcctgaaagagacatcatgtacaatagagacagtaGGTCTCCCACTACTGTCtctgcatgatgtctctctaaaaattcagacgggtcaaatGCTCTTCCTACTGTATGTTAGTTTAACctgttttactaatttacGAGAATGggtattttcaacatttttgggagtctttaatttaaaaataacatatggTACGCTAATTCCTGAATTCGTTTCTTTCCCCAGTAAAACAATATTGCCTTTCTTCAGGATTGGAATAAAttgttgacaattttttaattaaaaattggtcagtttataatttttttaaaagttaaggCGTTTGTAAACTGGAAACAGTTAAATAACCTCCGAACCCAACTCACAGAGACTGcttattaaatctattttgaaATCACCTCGCCAGTTTTGATATCATGTAACGACAGTTATTTAGTCGGCCATATAAAGTTTCCAGTTTCCTATGAAACTTCGGGGCGGCTCTGGAGTTGGCAGCACGGCCAGAGAGTACGTGACACCGCAAAGCgactacaaatttatttcaagcaactattaaaatacacatatgTAATAGCACTGCGAACGTAGATTACAGATACTTTGACGGACTCCGTTACACACTCGTGCGATCGAATCGGAAATTCATATTGCGAAAcctatttattcatatattaacaCGGAGCAAACTGTTTTGAAACCTAATACGTCCACAGTCAAGATCGTCCTTTTGTTGTGTCAACTGTCTGTCTGTCATAAGTAATGACAATTTTACTGATACATGCATAACAAGCACAGAAAAGATGacattaatatatgatattgTTAAAAGGGACACAGAGTCCGATTCATTTTTCAAAGACGGCATTAAAAAAGTTCACTATGTGATAGTAATTAGTCGAAAGGCCGCTCTAAACAATGAAGGTTTGATacataaattcattagaagtcTCCAAATGGCAGGACTCGAATTTGAGCAATCATTTGGCAACACAATCCCCgttatctttattaaaattcatctgCCCAAACATGTAGAAGACACCATCTCTCAAAGTCTGCCAGAATGGGGTGTTACGAAAAATCACACCAGCAAATTTCTGGattggaaatatttgaaacctTTTGGAACACCTCTCCAAGACAGGATCCCATATGTAGATGGGGAAGAGGATTCGGCCAGCAAAATATACTTCATATGTGAATTATTAAGTGCTGTCAAATACGGCACGGAGGAAACTGAACGTGGAATTGAGTCTTTACTTGTTAAGGGACTGATAACAGCGATGTACCCACTTCACGATGGCAGACTACAGTACGACGACTGGGATTATGATGAGGACCTTAACGACAGAACTTTATTGGCGAAATATTGGGCAGACttgtattacttttataaGTTTCAGCCCATTGACatggtaaaaaaatactttgggTTGGATATTGctttttattttgcatttatGGGGTTCTACTCATTCAGTCTTGTACCAAACGTTATAGTAGCATTGATTGTGACGTTCTTAAGTATTGCAAAGTAAGTTACTTATTAACTAACTAGGTCTGCGtatgatatataattaaatatctttagcTATTTTATATACCAAAACGACGAAGTGGAAGGTCTTTTGTGCAAAGATCTAGGAATTAACTTATGCGGTTATTGTGTGGAGGATAAAAGAACATGCTACCAGTTCTTCCTGCACCATATTTGCAAATCATTGGCGATCAGTCTAATTCTAGACAACAACATAACCATAATTTATCCAATGTTCACTGCTTTATGGTCGATTATGGCAATGTCTTGGTGGGAACAACGAGAAGTGGAATTGATTCAACACTGGAATTTAACCGACGAGCGGATAATATTGACCGAGAGATTTACATTTCAGTTTCAAACAACATACAGGCATTTAGTACGATCACAACTTGTGATTTATAGACCTTGGTATAAAgtggttataaaatttatggttaCCTGGATAGTGGTGGCCGTTTGTGCACTTGCAAGTATTGGTTGTGTCATCCTCAATGTGTGGTTAacaaattatctcaaaatttggtaaattttaattaatgttactttaaaattctaaaagtaTCATTTCCAGGTACATTTCTTTAACATATGATCCTGAAACCGGAGTGGCAGCTGAAACCTCATTCTTCTTCAACGTTTGGCTAATGGCAAATCAAGTTTTGATGGTGCGACTCTGTTTCGAGTTTTACAATTCAGTTACAGCTCGGCTTGTACAATTCCAAGATCATAGATATATGGAAGATCATTTTAAGTGGTTTTTGTATGTACGATACATGTTTGCTTTCTTAAATCACTATATATCCGTATTCTACATGGCATTCTTTAAAGATCTCTTCTATAACATACCATTTCCCTCCACATATGTGCCATCATTTCTTACATACATATCATACGAAAAATGTCAGCCTGCCAACTGTTTGGATGCCGTTGCAATTACTCTAATgttcttttatataataattcttgTGCAGTTAGTGAATGACTACCGCCACTCTTATAATAAGAAACAACAAATGATGAAAATAGTCCTGCCTCAATATGAAaaagaattcaaattaaacactTCAACCAAATATAAGCAACAAATTGACTTTACGGAAATAATGATTCAACATGGATTTCTCACATTTTTCTCTGCAGCGAATTTATTCAGTTCGATGATGATACTTGTTATTTCCGTTTTAAGGATGCGTCTAAAAGCCTATAAACTCATGTATATTTTAAGGAGACCCCCACCGAGGGTAACAGatatatttactatatatgtcttatttatttataatttgttctttCAGATAAGATATAACGTTCAGTCTTGGAACAGGCTGATATCATATTCGACACTTTGTGGACTTTTGGTTAACGCACAAGTGATGCTTTTTACAACGGATTACTTTACTAGAATGTATTTTCGAGAAGACAGTATCTTCTTAACGTATATGAGACACTTGACGGTCTTTGAAAAGAAGACTAGATTTAATGAAAGCTCAATGACCACGTGTTTCTTTAGAGACTACCGTTACGATGGCGGAACAAAATTGGAATATAATCTAAACAGGGATTATTATAGAGTGTTTATAGCAAAGGCAATCGGTCTTATGGCCTTCGAAAGTATCTTCGTTGTGTTTATAGGGATCTTCAAGAAGTACggtaaatttttctatataccTATGCAGAAAAAGAAAAAGCTAAAACGAACAAAGCCGGCCGAAACTcaggtttaatatttatttatttatctattatatttacaatgttatacaataaatttataaatagaatttttataaataaattataaaagttaacttGTGCAAATGTATCATTCGTTACAGGCAAACGGTTTCGGATGAATTGTGTAGGTAAGATCCAGACGGTCGCtcataaattaacttttatcgTATATCATTGTTGGCCCAACACCGGAAATCAACTCCTGCCGATCGGTCTATCCTCACAGCTCACCGTAACCAATATCGGGGCGAGAAATCCTGCCCGTTCATTTCCCCTGGGTGGCCGCTATGATCATCTTGCTTTACATTTACCGGGCGCCGCCCGATCTCCCCCTTATTGTGGTGGCGTACTACTCTCTAATATATTCTACTTAGACAAGGGATCTTATCAATACCGCCACAATATTGTGTAATATCCGTGAATCATTTTTGTCCACTCTCAAGACGCCTCAGTTGACAACAATGTTTGTATAGTGGCTATTTGCATAATGAGATGCTTACTGTGCAACTTCAAATATGATACTATGATATTGTTTATTCAGTATACTATACAATATTGTGATATGTAGTACAGTGTATCCCTCTTGTTGATAATCTGGCATGACTATCCCCTCTGGGTAGCAAACATGTCAAGTATTTATTCACAATATCTTGTCGAATTGTATTAGGTACTAAAAAATACTCACGGCGTccacaacatatttattatgtagttaataaaaatgtgtctgaaaattaaaatgtcatatTCAGAAGTTTTGTACATTCCTAATCTTAAAATTGCCTGGTCCTAATTGTAACCATCACCGCCAGGCAATGAGATAACATCGTCCAATATTTATCACGACTCCCTCAAAGACCACTCCGTCTGTGGCGTCCTTGAGTCGTGGCTTAGTCATCCCGATACCTGCACGTCCTGTCCGCCCTCATGAAAGTAGCACCCCACGTGGGCCTTTGTGTCCAGAAAATGCGAAACATGCATTACTGCCCGATATTTATTGCATAATCTCGTATGTACAGGGGGCAGGATTTGGTTGGTGATTAATGCTTTCGGGATTATATGAAATGCTGTTTCGGCCATAAACACATCACAAGGTTAGATTAAATTTCTTGCAATGCGCACATATTTATTGGCCGTGTAAAATGTCGTTGGATATTGATTTTGTGGTTATCAATTTTGTGATGTGTACATTTGTGTGCTTATTTAACGTGCCAAATTTGAGGTATGGGTAAGTGCTGTTTCAATAATGTGGTTATCGTTTCCTATTGACATAAACTTCTGTTGTTTTATTccaattatatacatttttattacaaaaatagtaaatatataatgagTTACgagttttattaacatttagtttttattcacTTTGAAAGTTATTTGTTTGGAATCGGTTTTCAAAAGCTATTACTAAGATTCAAACAGCCTCGCTTTGCTGCGAGCAAATAATACGGCTTGGAATTTACCTTTGCATTGAAAGGACTCCTTAATATACCAAATACGAGTGAAACCAATCCAAAGCCCAAAGAGCCCCgactttattcttaaaatgatattttattaagaaccgtttaataagtttttcgtttattttcgtatttcattgattttaaccctatataactttcttatttttatccaTTTGCACTGTTCAgtgtattcaattttattcgacatttgacataaaaatgaatgtgaaaaaaatttgaaatatcccttttattttgaaattgttacaACCTCaacaatgtaattaaaaattgatgtaaaaaatgaatttgaaaaaattttatcgGAGACCATAAGCCCGTTTTATTGAATAAGTTTTATCGGAAATGGCCCGTTTTGCGCATTATATTGGCAATAAATTCTCGTGTCGTTTAAATAGCGGCACTTTATAATTTTccgaattaatttcaatattcaaaactTTTATGTCGACAAATTGTTGCTGTCACGTCATAATACACTATTGTCCTGTAGACTGTAGAAGTTTCGCCCTCCAAGTTTCTAACCAAACAAAAACCACACAGTTTAGAACAATATGTTTAgagaaattataatgttttgaaAGTTTCTCGCCCCCAAACAATTTCGTAGGTCAAAGCTCACTCTGATGCGGATAATTGAGGAGACTACATTATCCTCTGATCTTGGAAAGTGCGCGGGAGTGTTTGCGAACTAGTCAAAGTAAATACTAAGATCCTTTGGCGCAAATTCTGGGTGAAtgccataaaataaaatttacgaggctaccatttaattaaacgaCAATGAAAATCATAATGAACGCGGAACGTTTAGCGGAAATCCTGCCAACAACTTTCAAAACAgatgttgttttattgttatgcATGAAACATCGCCTAATGTTATCCATATTCTAATTTACATGCTTTATATCGTTTAAACTCGGGCACACTATACCACATGGGATGCAcacgaaaatttttaaatgtgcttTCACATTTCATCAGATCCAAAATTTTCTCGTTGTTTACTCATGTCAGTTAAATTATTGTGTAGGGGACATCTATTATTTTGAAgcttaattaatcattttgaaTTTGCCTGTGTTTTACAATACCCTTCTAAATACAGTGGTGAAGAGAAATAGCAGaaaatttgtaagatattttagaaaaatttaattcatcttttgtccaattaataaatagaatatatttcaatattgtacacgttttttgcttttttgtcACACACTTAAAAACGACAgagatattactttaaactcAATTTATTCTTCataagatttatattattttattgagcgGGAAGAGAAAACATTGCCCTTAGGGAAAGAGGGAAATAATAACATCGAttgaataaagaaaacttgCAAGAatgtatttcagtaaagaaagagttggttttcaaatattcgaCCAAAACTaagtaatacataataaattagatacaATGGGGAAAGCACAACAAAACAGCAAATAAAAGAACTGCATAAAAGGTATTTCATATCGGAAAATAGCCGAAAACTTAAATTTCTCGAAGACAATTGTcggaaatacaataaaatataagccCCAATAGAAAACGCGAGGACGAAAGGCCAAAATAACGCCGAATATTGAACGAATCATTACGAGatttgtcaataaaatttcttttccatcgccaaaaaatattaaaaatgaatttactttGACCGTTTTCACATcgactattctaaaattgctaattaagaataatttgaaaGCGAAAAGGCCAATGGGGGTCCTTTTTCTATCGAATCGAAACGTTATAGAACAGAGACCAAACGTAATTTGTTAGACCCCGATTGCAGAACTCAACATGTCTGAATCTCGTCGCAATTTACGACCAAAACAGTTAAAACACGGAGGACGATCTATTATGGTACGGGGATGCTTCTCCTTCTCCGAGTGTCTTACTGTAATGTGTTAAGTAGAACAATGTTGCTATATTCTGAGAACAATATTAGACTGAGATGGGTGTTTGAACAAGACAACGATCTACAAAATTCAGCTTTTAAGCTGGCCTGTTCAATAACCTGACCTATAGTCTATCAAGAACTTGTGGCACGTTGTGAAGATAGCTCTTCGAGGTAAAAGTGTCACGAATAAAAAAGCCCTCTGGTTCCCCAGAGAGACTTAGCAACTAAGTACTAAATAGATTAAAGGAAtccatttaaacttaaatatttttgacaattctGAAATTGACCCTATTTTATTtcccattaaaatttaaagaactttataaatcaattatgtttctttttttttttcttaaaggatattgctatatttttttcatttttgtgcaTAAATGAATAATCCTTTCAGAACTATGTACTATATTGTTATTCATAAATTGTCgtttataaaacattgaaaatagtATCTTTCTTAGGTATTATGAACGTATCacaacaattgtaaatttgttgaaaaaattgtatataatatatagtaatGTTTTTGTGAGATTTTGCACAATTTATGGCAATCAAGCATACCACTAAAGTATTCTGTGTTTACCAATctacataaaaatcaaatttatgtaaatcacTGATTGCGAAAACAAAACGGAGATAGTAAAGCTGCTGTTGTTGCTGGTTGTGCTGAAactgttgtttaaatattactgcagccaatttatttgttttgtttccgATTTTCCGctac includes these proteins:
- the LOC109603097 gene encoding anoctamin-5, whose product is MTLIYDIVKRDTESDSFFKDGIKKVHYVIVISRKAALNNEGLIHKFIRSLQMAGLEFEQSFGNTIPVIFIKIHLPKHVEDTISQSLPEWGVTKNHTSKFLDWKYLKPFGTPLQDRIPYVDGEEDSASKIYFICELLSAVKYGTEETERGIESLLVKGLITAMYPLHDGRLQYDDWDYDEDLNDRTLLAKYWADLYYFYKFQPIDMVKKYFGLDIAFYFAFMGFYSFSLVPNVIVALIVTFLSIANYFIYQNDEVEGLLCKDLGINLCGYCVEDKRTCYQFFLHHICKSLAISLILDNNITIIYPMFTALWSIMAMSWWEQREVELIQHWNLTDERIILTERFTFQFQTTYRHLVRSQLVIYRPWYKVVIKFMVTWIVVAVCALASIGCVILNVWLTNYLKIWYISLTYDPETGVAAETSFFFNVWLMANQVLMVRLCFEFYNSVTARLVQFQDHRYMEDHFKWFLYVRYMFAFLNHYISVFYMAFFKDLFYNIPFPSTYVPSFLTYISYEKCQPANCLDAVAITLMFFYIIILVQLVNDYRHSYNKKQQMMKIVLPQYEKEFKLNTSTKYKQQIDFTEIMIQHGFLTFFSAANLFSSMMILVISVLRMRLKAYKLMYILRRPPPRIRYNVQSWNRLISYSTLCGLLVNAQVMLFTTDYFTRMYFREDSIFLTYMRHLTVFEKKTRFNESSMTTCFFRDYRYDGGTKLEYNLNRDYYRVFIAKAIGLMAFESIFVVFIGIFKKYGKFFYIPMQKKKKLKRTKPAETQV